Proteins encoded by one window of Arachis ipaensis cultivar K30076 chromosome B04, Araip1.1, whole genome shotgun sequence:
- the LOC107638613 gene encoding adenosine deaminase-like protein isoform X1, with amino-acid sequence MEWWVSMPKVELHAHLNGSIRDSTLLELTKALGEKGVINFSQVEHIIMKYNRSVKEVFQLFDLIRILTTDHAIVTRITREVIEDFASENVVYLELRTTPKRNEAIGMTKGSYIEAVLEGLRSVTSVDVNFIPHHKEDSRTLFSPNNGSSRKRIYVRLLLSIDRRETTEAAMETVKLALEMKQFGVVGIDLSGNPLVGDWNTYLPALKFARNQGLYVSLHCGEIPNPKEIHQMLDFKPERIGHAICFEKEHWEILKSSKIPVEICLTSNIRTLTVRSIHVHHFVGLYKTKHPVVLCTDDSGVFSTSLSKEYKIAADAFVFTGLGKRELFELSRNAVELIFAERQVQEDLTKYFDSVAKTMGVYKNKIHSYEL; translated from the exons ATGGAGTGGTGGGTGTCAATGCCAAAGGTGGAGTTGCATGCTCATCTCAATGGATCCATTAGAGACTCCACACTCCT AGAACTCACAAAGGCCTTAGGTGAAAAGGGTGTTATAAATTTCTCTCAAGTGGAGCATATTATCATGAAGT ATAATCGCTCCGTGAAAGAAGTATTCCAGTTATTTGACCTCATACGCATTCTTACCACCGATCATGCTATTGTTACAAGAATCACCAGAgag gtgaTTGAAGATTTTGCGTCAGAGAATGTGGTGTACCTGGAGTTAAGAACTACTccaaag AGGAATGAAGCCATAGGAATGACCAAAGGTTCCTATATTGAGGCAGTATTAGAAGGTCTAAGGTCGGTTACTTCGGTAGATGTGAATTTTATTCCACACCACAAAGAAGATTCTAGAACTCTTTTCAGTCCTAACAATGGAAGTTCTAGAAAAAGAATATATGTTCGGCTTCTGTTGAGCATTGATCGGAGGGAGACAACGGAAGCAGCCATGGAAACCGTCAAGCTTGCACTTGAAATGAAGCAGTTTGGAGTCGTCGGAATCGACCTCTCCGGAAATCCACTTGTTGGTGACTG gaaTACTTATTTGCCTGCACTAAAATTCGCTCGCAATCAAGGTCTTTATGTATCTCTTCATTGTGGCGAG ATACCGAATCCTAAGGAGATTCACCAGATGCTTGATTTTAAGCCTGAGAGAATTGGCCATGCAATTTGCTTCGAAAAGGAACACTGGGAAATCCTCAAGTCTTCCAAGATTCCG gtTGAAATCTGTCTGACGTCAAACATTAGGACATTGACGGTTCGATCAATACATGTTCACCATTTTG TTGGTTTGTACAAGACAAAACATCCCGTAGTCCTCTGCACCGATGACTCCGGCGTGTTTTCCACCAGTCTCTCGAAGGAATATAAGATTGCTGCCGATGCATTCG TCTTTACAGGGCTGGGAAAGAGGGAAttgtttgaattatcaagaaatgCTGTGGAGTTAATATTTGCAGAGAGGCAAGTTCAGGAAGATTTAACAAAATATTTCGATTCAGTTGCAAAAACTATGGGAGTCTATAAGAACAAAATCCATTCTTATGAATTATAG
- the LOC107638613 gene encoding adenosine deaminase-like protein isoform X2: MEWWVSMPKVELHAHLNGSIRDSTLLELTKALGEKGVINFSQVEHIIMKYNRSVKEVFQLFDLIRILTTDHAIVTRITREVIEDFASENVVYLELRTTPKRNEAIGMTKGSYIEAVLEGLRSVTSVDVNFIPHHKEDSRTLFSPNNGSSRKRIYVRLLLSIDRRETTEAAMETVKLALEMKQFGVVGIDLSGNPLVGDWNTYLPALKFARNQGLYVSLHCGEIPNPKEIHQMLDFKPERIGHAICFEKEHWEILKSSKIPVEICLTSNIRTLTVRSIHVHHFVGLYKTKHPVVLCTDDSGVFSTSLSKEYKIAADAFGLGKRELFELSRNAVELIFAERQVQEDLTKYFDSVAKTMGVYKNKIHSYEL, translated from the exons ATGGAGTGGTGGGTGTCAATGCCAAAGGTGGAGTTGCATGCTCATCTCAATGGATCCATTAGAGACTCCACACTCCT AGAACTCACAAAGGCCTTAGGTGAAAAGGGTGTTATAAATTTCTCTCAAGTGGAGCATATTATCATGAAGT ATAATCGCTCCGTGAAAGAAGTATTCCAGTTATTTGACCTCATACGCATTCTTACCACCGATCATGCTATTGTTACAAGAATCACCAGAgag gtgaTTGAAGATTTTGCGTCAGAGAATGTGGTGTACCTGGAGTTAAGAACTACTccaaag AGGAATGAAGCCATAGGAATGACCAAAGGTTCCTATATTGAGGCAGTATTAGAAGGTCTAAGGTCGGTTACTTCGGTAGATGTGAATTTTATTCCACACCACAAAGAAGATTCTAGAACTCTTTTCAGTCCTAACAATGGAAGTTCTAGAAAAAGAATATATGTTCGGCTTCTGTTGAGCATTGATCGGAGGGAGACAACGGAAGCAGCCATGGAAACCGTCAAGCTTGCACTTGAAATGAAGCAGTTTGGAGTCGTCGGAATCGACCTCTCCGGAAATCCACTTGTTGGTGACTG gaaTACTTATTTGCCTGCACTAAAATTCGCTCGCAATCAAGGTCTTTATGTATCTCTTCATTGTGGCGAG ATACCGAATCCTAAGGAGATTCACCAGATGCTTGATTTTAAGCCTGAGAGAATTGGCCATGCAATTTGCTTCGAAAAGGAACACTGGGAAATCCTCAAGTCTTCCAAGATTCCG gtTGAAATCTGTCTGACGTCAAACATTAGGACATTGACGGTTCGATCAATACATGTTCACCATTTTG TTGGTTTGTACAAGACAAAACATCCCGTAGTCCTCTGCACCGATGACTCCGGCGTGTTTTCCACCAGTCTCTCGAAGGAATATAAGATTGCTGCCGATGCATTCG GGCTGGGAAAGAGGGAAttgtttgaattatcaagaaatgCTGTGGAGTTAATATTTGCAGAGAGGCAAGTTCAGGAAGATTTAACAAAATATTTCGATTCAGTTGCAAAAACTATGGGAGTCTATAAGAACAAAATCCATTCTTATGAATTATAG